DNA sequence from the Candidatus Atribacteria bacterium genome:
AGCAAATGACCTTATTATCCTTTCCCCTGCGGCAGCCAGTTTCGGGATGTTTAAAAATGAATTTGACCGGGGAGATCAATTCAACAAAATAGTAAAAAATCTCAAATAACCTATTTGTAATAATTTATTTTTTTACCCCATTAAAATAAATTTATATCCACCATGCCGAAAAGAAAGAGCATTGCTATTATTAGAGGTTGATGTATTAAGTAAATGAACAAAGAGTGTTTTCCTAAAACACAGAAAACTTTTATCCCTAAAAAGAGAGAAAGGTCAATAATTTGAAATCTTCGAGAGTAATCTGAATAGAGCACATAGCCAAAAAAAATACCGATCAAAACCACTCCAAACCAGGGTAAAAGGGGGAAATAGTCTACCGAATAAAATTGAGTTGGTCTAAATCCTAACCACGATAGCCAATAAAAATTAAAAGAAAAATTCTTTAAATATGCTCCTAAAGATAAAAAAAGAAATCCTATTAACAAGTTCCAGTAACGGAGTTTAAGAAAAGGAAATGCTAAGATAATGGAAATTCCTATTAAGTGAAGTATGCCAAAAATTACAAAAGCCTTACCCAAAAATATCCGCGTCACCAAGCTAATAATCAAACCCCAGGAAAATATCTTCAAACCCCTTCTGAGATATTTTATGAATAATTTATTGCTATCTTTATGAATTTTCTTAGTTCTGAAAAAACTAACAGAAAGTGATACACCGACTAAAAATATAAATAGTGTAGCAGTGGTACGGGCAAAGTACATCCAAAAACCGGAATAGACATTGATATTATAATGAGCAAAATAGTGCAGGTTATAAAGTAAGTGGTAAATCACCATCATTATAATGGCAATTCCCCGGAAGAAATCGATCTCCCAAAAACGTTCAATTGAATTTCTTTTCATGTTTCACCATCTATTCAAATTCATATTTTTAAATTATCTATTATTTGATCAATTCTAATGCAATTTTAATCATCTGATTAAAAGTGCTTTGTCGTTCCTCTGAAGTGGTCACTTCTGAGGTCACTAAACTATCGGAAACAGTTAAAATCGAAAGAGCATTAACTTTAAATTTTGCAGCTAAAGTATATAAAGCAGCTGTTTCCATTTCTACTGCCAATACTCCATAATTTGCCCAATGCTTCCAGGAATTGGGGTCATCATGATAGAAGGTATCAGTCGTTAAAATACTCCCTACTTTTACCGAAATACCTTTCCCAAAGGCAATATCATAAGCCTTTTTTAAAAGATCGAAATTTGCAGTAGAAGCATAATCCATACCATTAAATCGTATCTTGTTAATATTCGAATCCGTTGATGCACTCATTGCCAAAATAACATCTCTTATTTTAACTTCTGCTTGCATGGAGCCACAACTCCCGATTCGGATTAAATTTTTTACCTTATAATGGGTGATAAGTTCATTTATATATATCGATATTGAAGGTACACCCATACCTGTCCCCTGGACAGAAATTCTTTTTCCTTGATAAGTTCCGGTAAATCCGTACATACCACGTACTTCATTGTAACAGAAAACTTCCGAAAGGAATTTTTCGGCAATATATTTTGCCCTTAACGGGTCCCCGGGAAGCAAAATTGTGTCGGCGATATCTCCTTTTTTGGCTCCAACATGTATACTCATGATTATTTATCCTCCTCTTTCGATGGAATAAATTAGTTATTAGCATCAAATGACTTTTGGTTGATAATTTTCAGTAAGTTGTGGTATATACACAATACACTTGTCCTGCCAATAACTGATTAACTAATCCTTAGCGGGCAAACTTACAGATCGGGTAACTGAATTATTAATAGTTATGGAATACAATTTAGTTTACGTGATTGAATATTAATATGCATTTTTCAATATATTGTCTAAACTTTTTGCTATTCATCCTATCATGTCTGGCATCATAAGTGGCATGATTTTTGTGATAAGGAGAACTTTTGGGAAATATCACAAATGAACCCCTAAAATATCTGGAAACTAACCTTGCGCTTTTCGGTAGCAAGATTCGATTGTTATTTTTATTATACCCCAAATAACCTTTTTCCCAAATTTCTTTTTCTACATAATGACCCTGTTCCAATTCAGTTATCTTTTCTTTAATAGAAGATGGGTCAATGTCCGGGGTAATTGGCTTTAAACCAGCAGTTTCTAAACGAAAATAAGCCCAGATCGCATTATTGGGAAAATAATTGAATTCAAGTACTTTCGGTTTAATAATTCTTACCGAGTTCGGAGTAGTAAATTCAATACACCCTTTTTCTGATGATTTTTTAGCACCGGTTAAATCATGGCCTCCCCCGGCAGGGAAGAGAGTATGATTTAAATTTTCTATTTTTCCTAATTTATCAAGAATTGAAATTATACTATCGATATTCTTCCAAAGGCAATTGTTTGGGATTGCTATCGGGAATAATTCTCGAATAGTTTTTTCCCAAACAATCAAATTTTCCGTTTCAAAATCACCTCTATCTAATTTCATAATTTCTTCTCCCTTTAGATAAGATTTAGAATTCTGTCTATGTTCGCTAATAAAAAAAATTGCCACCACCCGGTCAAAGGTTGAGACAATTTTTAACACTTTCGAATATAACATAAAATAAATAGTCTGTTTTAGTTTTACCAATAGCGTAATAAAAAATACTACGGTTTTCCCTTAAATCGTGCAATGGAGCAGCCCTCTTAACTTTTAACAAATGGCGGAGAGAGAGGGATTCGAACCCTCGGAGCAGGCCTTAACCCGCTCAATTGCTTAGCAGGCAACCACCTTCGACCACTCGGTCATCTCTCCATAAAAAGTATAACATATTAATTTTTCCCAGGCAAGAGAAACCGAAAAATTTAGTATCAATACTTTCCCTTCTAACTTGCGGGAAACTTAAAAATATATTAGAATATGCAAAGTAAAAATAAAGTAGTCTTTAACAAATAGTAAATAGTCGTTAGTTTCAAATACAAAATGCAAGATAAATGAGTTAATTAGTTAGCAAGTTTAATACTAATAATGCTTTAACTAATTAACCAGCGAGCTAGGTAAATAACTAACAGATTAAAAATACATAATTAAATTAGGCAAATATAATTTCTATATTTAATCCAGGATAAAGGAGAAGTGAAAAAATGAAACCATATCAATATCAGGTAATTGTAGTTGGTGCAGGCCATGCAGGTTGCGAAGCTGCTTTTGCCGCTGCCAGAATGGGTGCAAAAACACTTCTCCTTACTTCTAATATAGATAATATTGCCCTAATGCCTTGCAATCCTTCTATTGGAGGACCCGGCAAAGGGCATGTAACCCGAGAAATAGACGCTTTAGGCGGAGAAATGGCTAAAAATGCCGATAAAGCCACTATTCATATAAGAATGTTAAATACCAGCAAAGGTCCCGCTATGTGGGCTTTAAGAGGCCAGATAGATAAAAAATTATATACTCAACAAATGATTTACGCTCTCCAAAACCAAAATAATTTAGATTTGAAACAGGAGATGGTAACAAAATTATTAGTAAACAATAGTCAGATAGAAGGAGTAATAGTTAAAAGTGGTTTGGAATTTTATTCTCCTACGATAATTTTAACTAACGGAACATTCTTAAATGGGAAAATCTATATTGGAAAAACCACTTGTTCAGCAGGAAGGGCCGGGGAACTTGCCTCAAATGATTTGGCAGAAAATCTTAAGGAGTTGGGTTTTAAAATTGGAAGATTAAATACCTGTACTCCTCCTCGAATAGATAGAAGGACGGTTGATTTTTCCAAGATGAAGGAACAGAAAAGTTCGAATATTCCCTTGTCTTTTTCTTTTGAAAATAAAGGAAAGATATATAAAGATTTTTCGGTATTTATGACCCGTACCAATCAAAAAACTCATCAGGTAATCCAAAATAATATCCAAAGGGTACCACTCTCTAATGGCACTATTCAAAGTGCAGCTACCAGGTATTGTCCCTCTATAGAAGAGAAAATAATTAGATTTCCTGAAAAAGAATCACATCAGATATTTTTAGAACCAGAGGGATATAATACTGAAGAGATATACCTACAGGGTTTCTTTACTAGTCTTCCGGCAGATGTTCAACAGGAAGCTTTATATACTATTGAAGGTTTGGAAAATAGCAAGATTATACGCTATGGATATGCTATTGAATACGATATTATATATCCAAACCAATTAAAATATTCATTAGAAACTAAAGCAATCAAAGGGCTATTTTTAGCCGGACAGGTTAATGGAACCTCAGGATATGAAGAAGCAGCTGAACAAGGATTGCTGGCAGGGATAAATGCGGTCCAGTGGTTAAACCATAGAATGCCTCTAATTTTAGATCGCTCGGAAGCCTATATTGCTGTAGAGATAGATGATTTAGTTACCAAAAGCGTGACAGAGCCATATCGTTTAAGAACCGGATTGGCGGAATATAGACTTTTATTAAGACAGGATAATGCCGACTTAAGACTTACTCCTTATGGATATAAGATGGGATTAATTTCTGAAAAAAGATATAAAAAATTTCTAAAAAAGAAAAAACTAGTTGAACACGAAAAGGAAAGATTAGAACAGGTAGTAGTTCATTTCAGCCAAGAAGTAAATGAATTACTAAATAAATTGGGTACTACCCCTCTATCAAAAGCTACTACTTTAGCTACTTTACTTACTCGACCGGAAATAAATTATCATCAAACCACATCTATCGATCCCAATAGGCCAAAATTGCCTGCCGAGATAACCGAGCAAGTCGAAATTCAAATAAAATATGCCGGGTATATTAAACGACAAGAAATTCAGGTAAAAAGATTTAAGAAGTTAGAAAATTATAAAATACCTAAAAATATTAATTATAGTAATTTACATGGTATTTCTCATGAAGGTAAGGAAAGATTTTTGGAAGTGCAACCAATTTCTTTGGGCCAGGCTAAAAGAATCCCCGGAGTAACTCCTTCGGATATCGCCGCCTTAATGATAAATATTGAAAAGATAAAAAGATCAAAAAAAATGAATAGGTAAGGCACCTATTATGTTTTGTAATGAGTAATATGCAAAAAGTAATATATTAACAACTTAAAGTTTATTTAAACTCGGAGTGAACATAGTTGAATTATTCTAAATCATCGTAGCGAATTAAAACTAAAAAATAATAGGCAGGCAACACGTCTGTCCTACTTATTAATTAATTGAAATTAGCTACTAAATTGTAAAACAGTTTAATTGGGTAGTTAACATAATTGATCAATTGGTAAATTAGCAAATTGGTTAATTAACTAATTTTTTCGCTGCTTTTAAAGTGTTCTGCATGAGCATAACATTTGTTATCGGTCCAACACCTCCGGGCACCGGAGTAATTAGAGATGCTTTATTTACAACTTCCCGAAAAGCTACGTCTCCCACTAATTTTCCTTCTACTTCATTTGTTCCTACATCTATAATTACTACTCCATCTTTTACCATATCCTCTTTAATTATCTCGGGTTTTCCTACTGCGGCAATTAGATTATCTGCCTGGCGAGTAAAGTAGCTTAAATCCTTAGTTCGAGAATGACAGATGGTAAGAGTAGCGTTGGCAAACTGCTTCTTCTGAAGAAGTATGAGAGCCATTGGTCTTCCTACAATATTACTCCTCCCCACAATGACAGTATGTTTTCCTTCTATTGTAATATTTTCTCTTTTTATTAATTCAAATACTGCATAAGGCGTGCAAGGCAAAAATAGCGGCTTACTCAAAGCCAGCCTTCCCATATTTATAGGATTAAAACAGTCTACGTCTTTAGAAGGATCTACTGCTTCCTGAATCCGCTCCTGATTTATCTGCGGGGGAAGAGGAACTTGCACTATAATCCCGCTTACTTTTTTATTCTTATTCAAACCGTTTATGAGTTTTAAAACTTCTTTTTCTGAGGTTTCGGAGGGTAGACTATGTTTTTCAAAATCGATAGAAGCCCTTTCGCAAGATTTAGTAATCATTTTTACGTAAAATAAAGATGCAGGATCTTCTCCTGCAACAATTACTGCTAATTTGGGAGTTATTTTATGCTGATTAATAAAACTTTCTACTTTTATTTTTAAAGATTCATTAATCTCCTTAGCAATTCTTCTTCCATCAATAATTATAGCCATGATAAACCTCTCTCCTTCTTTGTTTAATTTTTTATAAACATAACCACTTACTAACCAGGATTGGTTAGTTAAGGGATGAAGAATATTTGAAATTATTAATTATATTAGTATAAAAGTAATTATCCAGCAATCGGCTAACTGTAAAAGCGATGTCTATTTTTTTATAATATATCATTATTATTTTTTCAAATCAAAGTAATTCTTTATAATTATTATAATCATTCACAAAAAAAGCCTATAGTTTCCTATAGACTTTTTTCTAATTTATTAAGTTATTATCGATATTATAAAATCTTTATTTTTTCAATGATTTTTAGCCTGTCTATTTCTATCCCCTTCGTTAACTGCATTTTTAATGATATATTTCGCTTTATTTTTTTCAATATTACATGCAACGCTAATTTCGCCTACTAAGATTTTGCGAGCCCTCTCGAATAATCCCCGCTCAGTAGATGACAATTTTTCTTCAGTTCCCCGATGGGTATAGTTCTTTACTACCTGTGCTACTTTTAATATATCTCCGCTGTCCACCATTTCTGTTTGAGATCTTATCCTCTGCTTATAATTTTCATTCATTTCATCGTCTATTCTATCACTTAATACATTTAAAACATCTGGGACAGTGTCAGGGTCAATAATGCACCTTAAGCCAATTTCTTCGGCTTTATTTATTGGGACCATTAAGGTCATCTCATTTACCATCAATTTTAGAATATAATATTTTTCTTTTTGCCCCAATACTTTTTTTTCTTCTATTTTTTCAATATCTCCAACCCCAAATGAAGGGTGAGATACTTTATCACCGATTTTAAACATTTTTAGGATTTTTTAAATCCGTCTCTCACTTCCTATTCTTTCATTTTTTTGTATTATATCATTATTTTACAAAAAATACAATAAAATGTTTGGGTCGGTCTGTGTCAATACTTTGGGGGTAGTTTTCTTCGGTGAAAAAATTTCTTCTGGTTTTGGGTAGACTTACCCCTGGTTCTATTATAGCTTACTTTTTGGATAAATAAGCATAATTGTCCTTATTTTATTTAGGTTACTGCGATACATGGTGATCAACTTTCTCGTACTTTGATCTCGGGAAAAATTATTATTATAGTATCCATGGGTATAGCTTACTTCCCTTTTTTAAATTGTGACTATTCTTTTTTCTCTAATCTTCCTCTTACTACCCCACTAAAGTTTGCAATAACCATGATAAAACTTGCTTCGAGTATCGCCATAAATAAAAAAGAGCAGATTTAAAATCAAATCTGCTCTTTTTTATTTATGTTTCTCATTTTTTTCTTTTCTTGTCTTATTTTATTCGCAAGTTATGGCTTCTACCGGACACCCATCGGCAGCCTCTTTACATGATTCAATCAGATCATCCGGTACTTTGCTAACTTTTACCGTAGCTATATCATCTTTCATTTCAAATACTTCAGGGCAGGTATCTTCGCACAATCCACATCCAGTACATAAATCCTTATCGACTACAGCCTTCATTTTATATTTTCCTCCTTCTATTATAATAACCAATTTTGAAATTTATTAATTAATTAAGGTTGAATTTAATTTTTATTTTTTGTGATTATCGACCAAATATTTTTAATTATCTTAGCAGATAATTCTCCTTTTTAAAAGAAAAAATAATTATAACATAAAAAGCATACCTTAAAAAAAGATAAATTTCAAGTTTTTTAGCATTTTTTTATATCCTGTCAATCATCCTGATATTTCATATTCCATAAAATCCTCTGCTAATATAGTTACAGGAAATATGCTCTGAGCCTCGGTAAGTAAATCACTCTCTTTTATAGTTAACTTATTATTCGAGCTATATCGCGAGCTAATGTGGGTAATAATTAGCTGTTTAACTTGGGCTTCCTGAGCAACCTGGGCAGCTATTGTGGTAGTTGAATGAAAATTTCTCTTAGCCAGATCATCTTCTTGCTGGGAAAAAGTTGCTTCATGAATCAAGAGATCGGCACATTTAGCCAGGTGCAATAAATTTTTACAATAAGTCGTATCACCACTAAAGACTAGCTTCCTACCTTTTTTAACTTTGCTTAAAAAATCTTTACCCTGAAAGATTCTTCCATTTGGTAATTCAACTGCTTTACCCTCTTTCAGAGTACGATAAATTGGACCAGGAGGAATATTTAATCGACGGGCTTTTTCTATTAAAAAATGATTTCTATCCTTTTTTTCTTCGACAGAATAGGCATAAGTTCTCACATTATGATTTACTTCTGTATATCGAACTACAACCTCCTCATCTTCCCAGATTATCCCAGTTGATAAATTTGTTGGAATAATTTTTATCTCAATTTCATAAGGGATATAAGTTTTGGTTATATTGAGGGTTTCTTGCAAATATATATCGATGTCTTCGGGACCAAATACTTGAATCTTTTTTTGATTTTCTCCGCTTCTTAAACCCCGTGAAGCTAATAACCCGGGAAGTCCAAATAAATGGTCCCCGTGTAAATGAGAAATAAAAATCTTTTCCAATTTAGATAATTTCAAAGAGGTTTTTTGGATCTGCTGTTGAGTGCTTTCTCCGCAATCAAATAACCACAATTTGTTTTTATTAATAAAAACAAGCGCAATAGAAGATACATTGCGTATCGAAGTAGGTATACCTGAACCGGTACCTAAAAATAGAGCTTTCACTAGTTTTCACCCAATTCCTCGTTGTTTTTTCCGCATTCAGAAGCTTCTCCCTTTAAAATTTCTATACCGTGGGGTAATGCCTGTAAGATTATTTCTAACGATTCTCTTACTCCTTTAGGACTGCCGGGTAAATTAATAATTAAACTTTCTTTTCTAATTCCTGCCACCCCCCGGGATAATATCGCTCGATTGGTCTTTTTAAAGCTCTCACTTCTGATGATTTCACAAATCCCTGAAACCTCTTTCTCTATCACTTCTAAGGTAGCATCTGGAGTAATATCTCTTTTGCTTACACCTGTTCCTCCGGTAGTTAGAATTAAATCGAGATATAATTTATCAACTATTTTCACCAGCTCTTCTTTAATCATATCCTTTTCATCTGGAATAACTTTATAATATCTAACTTCTCCATTAATCTTTTTGACCATTTCTTCAATTACTTTTCCGCTTAGATCTTCTCTCTCTCCTTTTGACCCTTTATCACTTATGGTTAAAATTCCCACTTTAATCATTTTGAAACTACCTCAATTCCGTCACCGGCTTTTACTTTACCACCCTCTAAAACTCGAGCAAATATTCCTTCTCTTGGCATGACACAATCCCCGATCTTTTTTCTAATTTCGCAACCATGGTGGCATTCTTTTCCTATTTGGGTTACTTCCAATAACACATTTTCTCCAACTTTCAATTTCGTTCCTAGAGACAGTTGATTTAGAACAATACCTTCTACGGTGAGATTTTCAGCAAAATCCCCATATTTTATCTCAATTCCTTTTTCGTTCATCTTATTAATACTTTCTATTCCTAATAAGCTTATCTGCCGATGCCATTTTCCTGAATGAGCATCTTCTTTTAAACCAAAGTCCTTGATCAATAATCCTTCGGTTATTTTTCTTTTTACAGTTCCTTTCCTTTCACTTCGACATACAGCTACTACTCTTCCTTTTATTTTTTCCACTTTGTATTTTTTTTTCGTATTATTCATCTGTTTATTCCATCCCCTTTTTTTGGTGCTCTTAAAAAATGCCCGCTCTCGCCACCACTTTTTTCTAAGAGGTAGATCGATTGAATAATCATCCCCCTATCTACTGCTTTACACATATCATAAATGGTCAGACCGGCAGCTGCTACTGCAGTCAAAGCTTCTAGTTCCACTCCGGTTTTGCCTATAGTTTTAACTTTAGACTGAATAATAATTTTATTTTC
Encoded proteins:
- a CDS encoding DUF1624 domain-containing protein translates to MKRNSIERFWEIDFFRGIAIIMMVIYHLLYNLHYFAHYNINVYSGFWMYFARTTATLFIFLVGVSLSVSFFRTKKIHKDSNKLFIKYLRRGLKIFSWGLIISLVTRIFLGKAFVIFGILHLIGISIILAFPFLKLRYWNLLIGFLFLSLGAYLKNFSFNFYWLSWLGFRPTQFYSVDYFPLLPWFGVVLIGIFFGYVLYSDYSRRFQIIDLSLFLGIKVFCVLGKHSLFIYLIHQPLIIAMLFLFGMVDINLF
- the deoD gene encoding purine-nucleoside phosphorylase, which codes for MSIHVGAKKGDIADTILLPGDPLRAKYIAEKFLSEVFCYNEVRGMYGFTGTYQGKRISVQGTGMGVPSISIYINELITHYKVKNLIRIGSCGSMQAEVKIRDVILAMSASTDSNINKIRFNGMDYASTANFDLLKKAYDIAFGKGISVKVGSILTTDTFYHDDPNSWKHWANYGVLAVEMETAALYTLAAKFKVNALSILTVSDSLVTSEVTTSEERQSTFNQMIKIALELIK
- a CDS encoding serine/threonine protein kinase — its product is MKLDRGDFETENLIVWEKTIRELFPIAIPNNCLWKNIDSIISILDKLGKIENLNHTLFPAGGGHDLTGAKKSSEKGCIEFTTPNSVRIIKPKVLEFNYFPNNAIWAYFRLETAGLKPITPDIDPSSIKEKITELEQGHYVEKEIWEKGYLGYNKNNNRILLPKSARLVSRYFRGSFVIFPKSSPYHKNHATYDARHDRMNSKKFRQYIEKCILIFNHVN
- the mnmG gene encoding tRNA uridine-5-carboxymethylaminomethyl(34) synthesis enzyme MnmG codes for the protein MKPYQYQVIVVGAGHAGCEAAFAAARMGAKTLLLTSNIDNIALMPCNPSIGGPGKGHVTREIDALGGEMAKNADKATIHIRMLNTSKGPAMWALRGQIDKKLYTQQMIYALQNQNNLDLKQEMVTKLLVNNSQIEGVIVKSGLEFYSPTIILTNGTFLNGKIYIGKTTCSAGRAGELASNDLAENLKELGFKIGRLNTCTPPRIDRRTVDFSKMKEQKSSNIPLSFSFENKGKIYKDFSVFMTRTNQKTHQVIQNNIQRVPLSNGTIQSAATRYCPSIEEKIIRFPEKESHQIFLEPEGYNTEEIYLQGFFTSLPADVQQEALYTIEGLENSKIIRYGYAIEYDIIYPNQLKYSLETKAIKGLFLAGQVNGTSGYEEAAEQGLLAGINAVQWLNHRMPLILDRSEAYIAVEIDDLVTKSVTEPYRLRTGLAEYRLLLRQDNADLRLTPYGYKMGLISEKRYKKFLKKKKLVEHEKERLEQVVVHFSQEVNELLNKLGTTPLSKATTLATLLTRPEINYHQTTSIDPNRPKLPAEITEQVEIQIKYAGYIKRQEIQVKRFKKLENYKIPKNINYSNLHGISHEGKERFLEVQPISLGQAKRIPGVTPSDIAALMINIEKIKRSKKMNR
- a CDS encoding bifunctional 5,10-methylene-tetrahydrofolate dehydrogenase/5,10-methylene-tetrahydrofolate cyclohydrolase (catalyzes the formation of 5,10-methenyltetrahydrofolate from 5,10-methylenetetrahydrofolate and subsequent formation of 10-formyltetrahydrofolate from 5,10-methenyltetrahydrofolate), which codes for MAIIIDGRRIAKEINESLKIKVESFINQHKITPKLAVIVAGEDPASLFYVKMITKSCERASIDFEKHSLPSETSEKEVLKLINGLNKNKKVSGIIVQVPLPPQINQERIQEAVDPSKDVDCFNPINMGRLALSKPLFLPCTPYAVFELIKRENITIEGKHTVIVGRSNIVGRPMALILLQKKQFANATLTICHSRTKDLSYFTRQADNLIAAVGKPEIIKEDMVKDGVVIIDVGTNEVEGKLVGDVAFREVVNKASLITPVPGGVGPITNVMLMQNTLKAAKKLVN
- a CDS encoding CarD family transcriptional regulator yields the protein MFKIGDKVSHPSFGVGDIEKIEEKKVLGQKEKYYILKLMVNEMTLMVPINKAEEIGLRCIIDPDTVPDVLNVLSDRIDDEMNENYKQRIRSQTEMVDSGDILKVAQVVKNYTHRGTEEKLSSTERGLFERARKILVGEISVACNIEKNKAKYIIKNAVNEGDRNRQAKNH
- a CDS encoding ferredoxin; this translates as MKAVVDKDLCTGCGLCEDTCPEVFEMKDDIATVKVSKVPDDLIESCKEAADGCPVEAITCE
- the rnz gene encoding ribonuclease Z produces the protein MKALFLGTGSGIPTSIRNVSSIALVFINKNKLWLFDCGESTQQQIQKTSLKLSKLEKIFISHLHGDHLFGLPGLLASRGLRSGENQKKIQVFGPEDIDIYLQETLNITKTYIPYEIEIKIIPTNLSTGIIWEDEEVVVRYTEVNHNVRTYAYSVEEKKDRNHFLIEKARRLNIPPGPIYRTLKEGKAVELPNGRIFQGKDFLSKVKKGRKLVFSGDTTYCKNLLHLAKCADLLIHEATFSQQEDDLAKRNFHSTTTIAAQVAQEAQVKQLIITHISSRYSSNNKLTIKESDLLTEAQSIFPVTILAEDFMEYEISG
- a CDS encoding molybdopterin adenylyltransferase; protein product: MIKVGILTISDKGSKGEREDLSGKVIEEMVKKINGEVRYYKVIPDEKDMIKEELVKIVDKLYLDLILTTGGTGVSKRDITPDATLEVIEKEVSGICEIIRSESFKKTNRAILSRGVAGIRKESLIINLPGSPKGVRESLEIILQALPHGIEILKGEASECGKNNEELGEN
- a CDS encoding MOSC domain-containing protein, which encodes MNNTKKKYKVEKIKGRVVAVCRSERKGTVKRKITEGLLIKDFGLKEDAHSGKWHRQISLLGIESINKMNEKGIEIKYGDFAENLTVEGIVLNQLSLGTKLKVGENVLLEVTQIGKECHHGCEIRKKIGDCVMPREGIFARVLEGGKVKAGDGIEVVSK